The Mycolicibacterium hassiacum DSM 44199 genome includes a window with the following:
- the trxB gene encoding thioredoxin-disulfide reductase → MTSTTPVHDVIIIGSGPAGYTAAIYTARAQLAPLVFEGVEFGGALMTTTEVENYPGFKDGITGPELMDQMREQARRFGADLRTENVDAVQLTGPVKSVTVGDETHYARAVILAMGAAARHLGVPGEEQFIGRGVSTCATCDGFFFRDQDIIVVGGGDSAMEEATFLTRFARSVTIVHRREEFRASRIMLERARANEKITFLTNTVVTAVEGDSTVTGVRVRNTVTGAESKLDVTGVFVAIGHDPRSELVRGQVDLDPDGYVLVKPGSTATSVEGVFAAGDLVDRTYRQAITAAGTGCSAAIDAERWLAHTAADARTDQTTSTPA, encoded by the coding sequence ATGACTTCCACCACCCCGGTTCATGACGTGATCATCATCGGATCGGGTCCGGCGGGCTACACCGCGGCCATCTACACCGCCCGCGCTCAGCTCGCACCGCTGGTGTTCGAAGGCGTCGAGTTCGGCGGGGCCCTGATGACCACCACCGAGGTCGAGAACTATCCCGGCTTCAAGGACGGCATCACCGGCCCCGAGCTGATGGACCAGATGCGCGAGCAGGCCCGCCGCTTCGGCGCAGACCTGCGCACCGAGAACGTCGACGCGGTACAGCTGACCGGACCGGTGAAGTCGGTGACGGTCGGCGACGAGACCCACTACGCCCGGGCGGTCATCCTCGCGATGGGGGCGGCGGCGCGCCATCTGGGCGTGCCCGGCGAGGAACAGTTCATCGGCCGGGGGGTGAGCACGTGTGCCACCTGTGACGGGTTCTTCTTCCGCGACCAGGACATCATCGTGGTCGGCGGTGGCGACTCGGCGATGGAGGAGGCCACCTTCCTCACCCGGTTCGCCCGCAGCGTGACGATCGTGCACCGTCGCGAGGAGTTCCGCGCGTCGAGGATCATGCTCGAACGCGCCCGCGCCAACGAGAAGATCACCTTCCTCACCAACACCGTGGTCACCGCCGTCGAAGGCGATTCGACGGTCACCGGGGTACGCGTGCGCAACACCGTCACCGGTGCGGAGTCCAAGCTGGACGTCACCGGTGTGTTCGTCGCGATCGGTCACGATCCGCGCTCGGAACTGGTGCGCGGCCAGGTCGATCTCGACCCCGACGGCTACGTGCTGGTGAAACCCGGTTCGACCGCCACCTCGGTCGAGGGTGTGTTCGCGGCCGGCGACCTGGTCGACCGGACCTACCGGCAGGCCATCACCGCCGCGGGCACCGGCTGCTCGGCCGCGATCGACGCCGAGCGCTGGCTGGCCCACACCGCCGCCGACGCACGCACCGACCAAACCACCTCCACCCCTGCCTGA
- a CDS encoding ParB/RepB/Spo0J family partition protein — translation MTQPTRKRSGLGRGLASLIPTGPGDGDQGLGPRMGDAAADVVLGGQGGPDTSGVGAVYREIDPAAIEPNPRQPRQVFDEEAMAELVHSIREFGLMQPIVVRELPGTPGRYQLVMGERRWRAAQRAGLTAIPAIVRETADDSLLRDALLENIHRVQLNPLEEAAAYQQLLDEFGVTHDELAARIGRSRPVITNTIRLLKLPLAVQRRVAAGVLSAGHARALLALEGGPEKQEELAARIVAEGLSVRATEEAVTLANRGETSKPAAPRRKPIQMPGLQEVAERLSNRFDTRVTVSLGKRKGKIVVEFGSVDDLQRIVEMMAPTQS, via the coding sequence ATGACGCAGCCGACACGTAAGCGCAGTGGCCTCGGCCGGGGTCTGGCGTCGCTCATCCCCACCGGACCCGGCGACGGCGACCAGGGTCTCGGGCCCCGGATGGGTGACGCCGCCGCGGACGTCGTGCTCGGCGGCCAGGGGGGTCCGGACACCAGCGGGGTGGGCGCGGTGTACCGCGAGATCGACCCGGCCGCGATCGAGCCGAACCCGCGCCAGCCGCGGCAGGTCTTCGACGAGGAGGCCATGGCCGAACTGGTGCACTCGATCCGGGAGTTCGGGTTGATGCAGCCGATCGTGGTGCGCGAGCTGCCCGGCACACCCGGCCGCTACCAGCTGGTGATGGGGGAGCGGCGGTGGCGGGCCGCCCAGCGCGCCGGTCTGACCGCGATCCCGGCGATCGTGCGGGAGACCGCCGACGACAGCCTGCTGCGCGACGCGCTGCTGGAGAACATCCACCGGGTGCAGCTCAACCCGCTCGAGGAGGCCGCCGCCTACCAACAGCTGCTCGACGAATTCGGCGTCACCCACGATGAACTGGCCGCCCGCATCGGCCGGTCCCGGCCGGTCATCACCAACACGATCCGGCTGCTGAAGTTGCCGCTGGCGGTCCAGCGGCGGGTGGCCGCCGGGGTGTTGTCGGCCGGCCATGCGCGTGCGCTGCTGGCGCTCGAGGGCGGGCCGGAGAAGCAGGAGGAGCTCGCGGCGCGCATCGTCGCCGAGGGGCTGTCGGTCCGTGCCACCGAGGAGGCGGTCACGCTGGCCAACCGCGGCGAGACGAGCAAGCCCGCCGCGCCGCGGCGCAAGCCGATCCAGATGCCGGGCCTGCAGGAGGTCGCCGAGCGGCTGTCGAACCGGTTCGACACCCGGGTCACGGTGAGCCTCGGCAAACGCAAGGGCAAGATCGTGGTCGAGTTCGGCTCGGTGGACGATCTGCAGCGCATCGTCGAGATGATGGCCCCGACACAGTCCTGA
- a CDS encoding N-acetylmuramoyl-L-alanine amidase codes for MPSLRRGDRGSAVAEIRSALAALGLIDDPDDAMSTGKIVAPDVFDDELDQAVRAFQQQRGLLVDGVVGEATYRALKEASYRLGARTLSHQFGAPMYGDDVATLQTRLQELGFYTGLVDGHFGLHTHNALMAYQREYGLYPDGICGPETLRSLYFLGSRVTGGSPHAIREEEIVRRSGPRLSGKRIIIDPGRGGDDHGMIMQGPNGPMSEADLLWDLASRLEGRMSAIGMETFLSRPANRSPSDAERAATANTVGADLMISLRCATQPTPAANGVASFYFGNAHGSVSTIGRNLADFIQREVVARTGLRDCRTHGRTWDLLRLTRMPTVQVDIGYITNPDDRRVLLSPQARDAIAEGILAAVKRLYLLGKNDRPTGTFTFAELLAHELSVEQNEKANQAQAEQQAHQQAPSRRRRARAR; via the coding sequence ATGCCGAGTCTGCGTCGCGGTGACCGTGGTAGTGCGGTCGCCGAGATCCGCTCTGCCCTGGCGGCGCTCGGTCTGATCGACGACCCCGATGACGCGATGTCGACGGGCAAGATCGTCGCCCCCGACGTGTTCGACGACGAACTCGATCAGGCGGTGCGGGCGTTTCAGCAGCAGCGGGGCCTGCTGGTCGACGGCGTCGTCGGTGAGGCCACCTACCGGGCGCTCAAGGAGGCGTCCTACCGGCTCGGGGCGCGCACGCTCAGCCACCAGTTCGGCGCCCCGATGTACGGCGACGACGTGGCCACCCTGCAGACCCGACTGCAGGAACTCGGCTTCTACACCGGTCTCGTCGACGGGCACTTCGGTCTGCACACGCACAACGCGCTGATGGCCTATCAGCGCGAGTACGGCCTGTACCCGGACGGTATCTGCGGGCCGGAAACGCTGCGCTCCTTGTACTTTCTCGGTTCCCGGGTCACCGGCGGGTCGCCGCACGCCATCCGCGAGGAGGAGATCGTGCGGCGGTCGGGCCCGCGGCTGTCGGGTAAGCGCATCATCATCGACCCGGGCCGCGGCGGCGACGACCACGGCATGATCATGCAGGGCCCGAACGGCCCGATGAGCGAGGCCGACCTGCTGTGGGATCTGGCCAGCCGGCTCGAGGGGCGGATGTCGGCGATCGGCATGGAGACGTTCCTGTCGCGGCCGGCCAACCGGTCCCCGTCGGACGCCGAGCGGGCCGCGACCGCCAACACCGTCGGTGCGGACCTGATGATCAGCCTGCGCTGCGCCACCCAGCCCACCCCGGCGGCCAACGGCGTGGCGTCGTTCTACTTCGGCAACGCACACGGGTCGGTGTCGACGATCGGCCGCAATCTCGCCGACTTCATTCAACGAGAAGTGGTGGCGCGCACCGGTCTACGTGACTGCCGCACCCATGGCCGGACCTGGGATCTGCTGCGGTTGACCCGGATGCCCACCGTGCAGGTCGACATCGGCTACATCACCAACCCGGACGACCGGCGGGTGCTGTTGTCGCCGCAGGCCCGCGACGCGATCGCCGAGGGGATCCTCGCCGCGGTCAAGCGGCTGTACCTGCTGGGCAAGAACGACCGTCCCACCGGCACGTTCACGTTCGCCGAACTGCTCGCCCACGAACTGTCGGTGGAGCAGAACGAGAAGGCCAACCAGGCCCAGGCCGAGCAGCAGGCGCACCAGCAGGCCCCGTCGCGGCGCCGCCGGGCCCGCGCCCGCTAG
- the rsmG gene encoding 16S rRNA (guanine(527)-N(7))-methyltransferase RsmG, with protein sequence MFHVKHDEVATAPEVAAIVFGDALDAARRYAEILAGAGGERGLIGPREVARLWDRHLLNSVAVAELLAEGERIADIGSGAGLPGIPLALARPDLEVILIEPLLRRTTFLTEVVQELGLDVAVIRGRAEDPAVRERVGRVDAVVSRAVAPLDKLTRWSLPLLRPGGRMLAIKGERAQKEVDEHRRVMASLGAVDVKVMKCCADYLDPPATVVVARRRNVNQGTAERRRRTAGGRR encoded by the coding sequence ATGTTTCACGTGAAACACGACGAGGTCGCGACGGCTCCCGAGGTGGCCGCCATCGTGTTCGGCGACGCGTTGGACGCCGCGCGCCGGTATGCCGAGATCCTGGCCGGTGCCGGTGGCGAACGCGGGCTGATCGGGCCGCGCGAGGTCGCCCGGCTGTGGGACCGCCATCTGCTCAATAGTGTGGCCGTGGCCGAACTGCTCGCCGAGGGGGAGCGAATCGCCGACATCGGCAGCGGGGCCGGATTGCCCGGGATACCGTTGGCACTCGCCCGCCCGGATCTCGAGGTGATATTGATCGAACCATTGTTGCGTCGGACCACCTTCCTCACCGAGGTAGTGCAGGAGTTGGGTCTCGACGTCGCCGTCATCCGCGGACGGGCGGAGGACCCGGCGGTGCGCGAGCGCGTGGGCCGGGTCGATGCGGTGGTGTCGCGGGCGGTGGCACCGCTCGACAAGCTCACCCGCTGGAGCTTGCCGTTGCTCAGGCCGGGCGGCCGGATGCTGGCCATCAAGGGCGAGCGGGCCCAGAAAGAGGTCGACGAACATCGGCGTGTGATGGCGTCCCTCGGGGCGGTGGATGTAAAGGTGATGAAATGTTGCGCGGACTACTTGGATCCTCCCGCGACCGTCGTCGTAGCGCGACGGCGCAACGTGAATCAGGGGACCGCGGAGCGGCGTCGGCGGACGGCCGGAGGCCGGCGGTGA
- the trxA gene encoding thioredoxin has translation MAETTSTVTVTDATFAADVLNSSTPVLVDFWATWCGPCKMIAPVLEEIAAEKAGTLKVAKLDVDANPATARDFQVVSIPTLILFKDGQPVKRMVGAKGKAALLRELADVL, from the coding sequence ATGGCCGAAACCACCTCGACGGTCACCGTGACCGATGCGACGTTCGCCGCTGACGTGCTCAACAGCAGCACCCCCGTGCTGGTCGACTTCTGGGCCACCTGGTGCGGTCCGTGCAAGATGATCGCGCCGGTGCTCGAGGAGATCGCCGCCGAGAAGGCCGGCACCCTGAAGGTCGCCAAGCTCGACGTCGACGCCAACCCGGCCACCGCCCGTGATTTCCAGGTGGTGTCGATCCCGACGCTGATCCTGTTCAAGGACGGCCAGCCGGTGAAGCGGATGGTCGGCGCCAAAGGCAAAGCGGCTTTGCTGCGCGAACTTGCCGACGTGCTCTGA
- a CDS encoding Jag family protein has product MTDADTTERSGATADTDIDEVETTDRGSSAADIDEELEERLVAEGEIAGDYLEELLDILDFDGDIDLDVEGDRAVVSIDGGTDLTKLVGRRGEVLDALQELTRLAVHQKTGVRSRLMLDIAGWRRRRREELTALGDKVARRVLATGEREELMPMTPFERKIVHDAVAAVAGVRSESEGVEPARRVVVLPD; this is encoded by the coding sequence ATGACGGACGCTGACACGACCGAGCGCAGCGGGGCGACCGCGGACACGGACATCGACGAGGTCGAGACCACCGACCGGGGTTCGAGCGCGGCGGACATCGACGAGGAACTCGAGGAGCGACTGGTCGCCGAGGGCGAGATCGCCGGTGACTATCTGGAGGAGCTGCTCGACATCCTGGACTTCGACGGTGACATCGATCTAGACGTCGAGGGCGACCGAGCGGTGGTGAGCATCGACGGCGGCACGGATCTGACCAAGCTGGTGGGTCGGCGCGGCGAGGTGCTCGACGCGTTGCAGGAACTGACCCGGCTGGCCGTGCACCAGAAGACCGGGGTGCGGAGCCGGTTGATGCTCGACATCGCGGGCTGGCGTCGGCGCCGGCGCGAGGAGTTGACGGCGCTGGGCGACAAGGTGGCCCGGCGGGTGCTGGCGACCGGCGAGCGCGAGGAGCTCATGCCGATGACCCCGTTCGAGCGGAAGATCGTGCACGACGCCGTCGCAGCGGTGGCGGGGGTGCGCAGCGAGAGCGAGGGCGTGGAGCCGGCCCGGCGCGTGGTGGTGCTGCCGGACTGA
- the dnaA gene encoding chromosomal replication initiator protein DnaA has product MTADPDPPFVAIWNSVVAELNGEVRPQGVNGDSLPALTPQQRAWLKLVKPLRLTEGFALLSVPSPFVQNEIERHLRQPIIEALSRRLGQRVELGVRIATPDDAEDIHNGAAPDPEDDDEDEDQAARASAEQSWPSYFARRREGASSSENPSVNLNRRYTFDTFVIGASNRFAHAAALAIAEAPARAYNPLFIWGESGLGKTHLLHAAGNYTLKLFPGMRVKYVSTEEFTNDFINSLRDDRKASFKRSYRDIDVLLVDDIQFIEGKEGIQEEFFHTFNTLHNANKQIVISSDRPPKQLATLEDRLRTRFEWGLITDVQPPELETRIAILRKKAQMDNLDVPDDVLELIASSIERNIRELEGALIRVTAFASLNKTPIDRSLAEIVLRDLISEPSSMQISAAAIMAATAEYFQTTVEELRGPGKTRALAQSRQIAMYLCRELTDLSLPKIGQAFGRDHTTVMYAEKKIRAEMAERREVFDHVKELTTRIRQRAKR; this is encoded by the coding sequence TTGACAGCTGACCCCGATCCCCCGTTTGTAGCCATCTGGAACAGCGTCGTCGCCGAACTCAACGGCGAGGTCCGGCCGCAAGGGGTAAATGGAGACAGCCTGCCAGCGCTCACCCCCCAGCAACGGGCCTGGTTGAAGCTGGTGAAACCGCTGCGCCTGACCGAGGGATTCGCCCTGTTGTCGGTGCCCTCCCCGTTCGTCCAGAACGAGATCGAGCGGCACCTGCGCCAGCCGATCATCGAGGCGCTGAGCCGGCGGCTCGGTCAGCGGGTCGAGCTCGGTGTGCGCATCGCCACGCCCGACGACGCCGAGGACATCCACAACGGCGCCGCACCGGACCCCGAGGACGACGACGAGGACGAGGACCAGGCGGCGCGGGCCAGCGCCGAGCAGAGCTGGCCGAGCTATTTCGCCCGTCGCCGCGAGGGCGCGTCGTCCTCCGAGAACCCGTCGGTCAACCTCAACCGGCGCTACACCTTCGACACGTTCGTCATCGGCGCGTCCAACCGGTTCGCCCACGCCGCGGCCCTGGCCATCGCCGAGGCCCCGGCCCGGGCCTACAACCCGCTGTTCATCTGGGGCGAGTCCGGTCTCGGCAAGACCCACCTGCTGCACGCGGCCGGCAACTACACGCTCAAGTTGTTCCCCGGGATGCGCGTCAAGTACGTGTCGACCGAGGAGTTCACCAACGACTTCATCAACTCGCTGCGCGACGACCGCAAGGCGTCGTTCAAGCGCAGTTACCGCGACATCGACGTGCTCCTCGTCGACGACATCCAGTTCATCGAGGGCAAGGAAGGCATCCAGGAGGAGTTCTTCCATACCTTCAACACGCTGCACAACGCCAACAAGCAGATCGTGATCTCCTCCGACCGGCCGCCGAAACAGCTGGCCACCCTGGAGGACCGGCTGCGCACCCGGTTCGAATGGGGGCTGATCACCGATGTGCAGCCGCCCGAACTCGAGACCCGGATCGCCATCCTGCGCAAGAAGGCGCAGATGGACAACCTCGATGTGCCCGATGACGTGCTGGAACTCATCGCCAGCAGCATCGAGCGCAACATTCGCGAACTCGAGGGCGCGCTGATCCGGGTGACCGCCTTCGCGTCGCTGAACAAGACACCGATCGACCGGTCGCTGGCCGAGATCGTGCTGCGCGATCTGATCTCCGAACCCAGCTCGATGCAGATCAGCGCCGCCGCGATCATGGCCGCGACCGCCGAGTACTTCCAGACCACCGTCGAGGAGCTGCGCGGTCCGGGCAAGACCCGTGCGCTGGCGCAGTCCCGGCAGATCGCCATGTATCTGTGCCGCGAGCTCACCGATCTGTCGTTGCCGAAGATCGGCCAGGCGTTCGGCCGGGATCACACCACGGTGATGTACGCCGAGAAGAAGATCCGGGCCGAGATGGCCGAACGGCGCGAGGTCTTCGACCACGTCAAGGAACTGACAACCCGCATCCGCCAGCGGGCCAAGCGCTGA
- the yidC gene encoding membrane protein insertase YidC: MFNWFSLDFIYYPVSGIMWVWYKIFSFLIGLIPGVYGPSNFFSWALAVVFLVFTLRAILYRPFVRQIRTTRQMQELQPQIKALQKKYGKDRQRLALEMQKLQREHGFNPILGCLPMLAQIPVFLGLFHVLRSFNRTGGYGIGAQNLPVKVNRELPNYFFSAEDVGHFLDAHLFGAPIGAWITQSEASTEAFTEFNRATVAAVAIPIMLAAGIATYFNSRASISRQSPEAAANPQTALMNKLALYVFPMGVIVGGPFLPIAILIYWFSNNIWTFGQQHYVFAMIEREEEEKKRQQLERRAKNAPPPGAKPAKARKGGQTGSAKSTERGDESTDAEKDSGATTEVQEPAGDSAAATEPRASGPSGTQKASGKSGSGPGRTPRPGARPKKRKR; this comes from the coding sequence GTGTTTAACTGGTTTAGCCTGGACTTCATCTACTACCCGGTCTCCGGGATCATGTGGGTCTGGTACAAGATCTTTTCCTTCTTGATCGGACTCATTCCCGGCGTCTACGGTCCGTCGAACTTCTTCTCCTGGGCGCTGGCGGTGGTGTTCCTCGTCTTCACCCTGCGCGCCATCCTGTACCGACCGTTTGTTCGGCAGATCCGCACCACGCGGCAGATGCAGGAGTTGCAGCCGCAGATCAAGGCGCTGCAGAAGAAGTACGGCAAGGACCGGCAGCGGCTGGCGCTGGAGATGCAGAAGCTGCAGCGCGAACACGGGTTCAACCCGATCCTCGGCTGTCTGCCGATGCTGGCCCAGATCCCGGTGTTCCTCGGCCTGTTCCACGTGCTGCGGTCGTTCAACCGGACCGGCGGCTACGGCATCGGCGCGCAGAACCTGCCGGTCAAGGTCAACCGTGAGCTGCCCAACTACTTCTTCAGCGCCGAGGACGTCGGGCACTTCCTCGACGCGCACCTGTTCGGTGCGCCGATCGGTGCGTGGATCACCCAGAGCGAGGCGAGTACGGAGGCGTTCACCGAGTTCAACCGGGCGACGGTGGCGGCGGTCGCCATCCCGATCATGCTGGCGGCCGGCATCGCGACGTACTTCAACAGCCGGGCCTCGATCTCGCGGCAGAGCCCGGAGGCCGCGGCCAACCCGCAGACGGCGCTGATGAACAAGCTGGCGCTGTACGTGTTCCCGATGGGTGTGATCGTCGGCGGTCCGTTCCTGCCGATCGCGATCCTCATCTACTGGTTCTCGAACAACATCTGGACGTTCGGTCAGCAGCACTACGTGTTCGCGATGATCGAGCGCGAAGAGGAGGAGAAGAAGCGCCAGCAGTTGGAGCGGCGGGCCAAGAACGCTCCGCCGCCCGGGGCCAAACCGGCCAAGGCCCGCAAGGGTGGGCAGACGGGTTCGGCGAAGAGCACCGAGCGTGGGGACGAGAGCACCGACGCGGAGAAGGATTCCGGCGCGACCACGGAAGTACAGGAACCGGCGGGGGACAGCGCCGCGGCGACCGAGCCGAGGGCGAGCGGCCCGAGCGGCACGCAGAAGGCGTCCGGCAAGTCGGGCTCGGGTCCGGGCCGGACGCCGCGGCCGGGGGCGCGGCCGAAGAAGCGTAAGCGGTAA
- the sigM gene encoding RNA polymerase sigma factor SigM codes for MNSFEGPAPDPRTDAQLLAAHVAGDRYAFEALFYRHHRQLYRLARLTSRDPDDAADALQDAMLAAHRGAARFRHDASVRSWLYRIVVNACLDRLRRNRIQPTTGLLDDHCPVGDPTPHVDTAIVVEHALLRLPLDQRAAVVAVDMQGYSVADAAQLLGVPEGTVKSRCARARRKLAAALGHLVLADSGAGR; via the coding sequence GTGAACAGCTTCGAAGGCCCGGCCCCCGACCCCCGCACCGACGCGCAGCTGCTGGCCGCACACGTCGCCGGGGACCGGTACGCTTTCGAGGCGCTGTTCTACCGCCACCACCGCCAGCTGTACCGGCTGGCCCGGCTGACCAGCCGCGATCCCGACGACGCCGCCGACGCGTTGCAGGACGCGATGCTGGCCGCTCACCGCGGCGCGGCCCGGTTCCGCCACGATGCGTCGGTGCGCAGCTGGCTGTACCGCATCGTCGTCAACGCTTGCCTGGACCGATTGCGCCGCAACAGAATTCAGCCGACCACCGGGCTGCTCGACGATCACTGCCCGGTCGGCGACCCCACCCCGCACGTCGACACCGCGATCGTGGTCGAGCACGCGCTGCTGCGGTTGCCGCTCGATCAGCGGGCCGCGGTGGTGGCGGTCGACATGCAGGGCTACTCGGTGGCCGACGCCGCCCAGCTGCTGGGGGTGCCCGAGGGAACGGTCAAGAGCCGCTGCGCCCGGGCGCGGCGCAAGCTCGCCGCGGCGCTGGGGCACCTGGTGCTCGCCGACAGCGGCGCCGGTCGCTGA
- the yidD gene encoding membrane protein insertion efficiency factor YidD — translation MTTVRAAATRSVIFVIQLYRNMISPLRPPSCRFIPTCSQYAVEALTEFGLVRGGWLAVKRLLKCGPWHRGGWDPVPERCEPHDPCGGRPESESRSGSETRV, via the coding sequence ATGACTACGGTGCGTGCCGCGGCGACCCGGTCGGTGATCTTCGTCATCCAGCTGTACCGGAATATGATCTCGCCGCTGCGGCCGCCGTCTTGTCGTTTCATTCCAACCTGCAGCCAGTACGCGGTCGAGGCGCTGACCGAATTCGGCTTGGTCAGGGGTGGCTGGCTGGCTGTCAAACGGCTGCTGAAATGTGGGCCGTGGCATAGGGGAGGATGGGACCCGGTCCCAGAGCGGTGCGAGCCGCACGACCCGTGTGGTGGCCGCCCGGAATCCGAGTCGCGATCAGGAAGCGAGACGCGTGTTTAA
- the rnpA gene encoding ribonuclease P protein component, whose amino-acid sequence MLPARYRMTRSSEFGATVNRGVRAVQPDIVVHALRCEGSDDGPRIGFIVSKSVGTAVQRHRVTRRLRHVARTVIDELDPGDRIVIRARPSARHAISARLEQELRAALRKTRQGSGK is encoded by the coding sequence GTGCTTCCGGCGCGGTACCGAATGACGCGGTCGTCGGAGTTCGGTGCCACGGTCAACCGAGGGGTGCGGGCGGTGCAGCCCGACATCGTGGTGCACGCCTTGCGCTGCGAGGGCTCCGACGACGGACCGCGCATCGGTTTCATCGTCTCGAAATCAGTTGGGACTGCGGTACAGCGACACCGAGTAACCCGCCGTTTGCGTCATGTAGCGCGTACTGTCATCGATGAGCTGGATCCCGGCGACCGGATCGTGATTCGGGCACGGCCGAGTGCACGGCATGCGATCTCGGCGCGGCTGGAACAGGAGTTGCGCGCAGCGTTGCGCAAGACCCGGCAGGGGAGCGGAAAGTAG
- a CDS encoding ParA family protein, which translates to MVDTPIGAEAERAVRLLHAAAKSGLPRPSRQRVFTVANQKGGVGKTTTAVNLAAALAMQGLKVLVIDLDPQGNASTALGVDHREGTPSSYEVLLGEITLGDAMRRSPHSERLFCVPATIDLAGAEIELVSMVARETRLRNALAGLQKYDFDYVFIDCPPSLGLLTINALVAAPEVLIPIQCEYYALEGVGQLLRNIEMVRRHLNPALTVSTVILTMYDGRTKLADQVAADVRAHFGDKVLRTVIPRSVKVSEAPGYGMTIIEYDPGSRGAMSYIDASREIAARDQHAAGQPPQRPAPAQPPAGRPAPTGQQAPPPPAGSPAPRPAQ; encoded by the coding sequence GTGGTTGACACACCAATCGGTGCAGAGGCCGAACGAGCAGTGCGCCTATTGCACGCCGCAGCGAAGTCGGGGCTGCCCCGCCCCAGCCGCCAGCGCGTGTTCACCGTGGCCAACCAGAAGGGCGGTGTCGGCAAGACCACCACGGCGGTGAACCTCGCCGCCGCGCTGGCGATGCAGGGGCTCAAGGTGCTCGTCATCGATCTCGACCCCCAGGGCAACGCCAGCACCGCGCTCGGCGTGGACCATCGGGAAGGCACCCCGTCGTCGTACGAGGTGCTGCTGGGCGAGATCACGCTCGGCGACGCGATGCGGCGCAGCCCGCACAGCGAACGGTTGTTCTGTGTACCCGCCACGATCGACCTCGCGGGCGCCGAGATCGAGTTGGTCAGCATGGTCGCCCGCGAAACCCGGTTGCGCAACGCGCTGGCCGGTTTGCAGAAGTACGACTTCGACTACGTCTTCATCGACTGCCCGCCATCGCTCGGCCTGTTGACGATCAACGCCCTTGTCGCGGCGCCCGAGGTCCTCATCCCCATCCAGTGCGAGTACTACGCGCTCGAGGGCGTGGGCCAGCTACTGCGCAACATCGAGATGGTCCGCCGACACCTCAATCCGGCGCTCACCGTCAGCACCGTCATCCTCACCATGTACGACGGCCGGACGAAGCTCGCCGATCAGGTGGCCGCGGATGTGCGCGCCCACTTCGGGGACAAGGTGCTGCGCACGGTGATCCCGCGCAGCGTCAAGGTGTCGGAGGCGCCCGGCTACGGCATGACGATCATCGAGTACGACCCGGGTTCGCGTGGCGCGATGAGCTACATCGATGCCAGCCGCGAGATCGCCGCCCGCGACCAGCACGCCGCCGGACAGCCGCCGCAGCGACCGGCCCCGGCCCAGCCCCCGGCGGGGCGCCCGGCCCCCACCGGCCAGCAGGCGCCCCCGCCGCCGGCGGGTTCACCGGCACCCCGACCCGCGCAGTGA
- the rpmH gene encoding 50S ribosomal protein L34, with translation MAKGKRTFQPNNRRRARVHGFRLRMRTRAGRAIVANRRAKGRRRLTA, from the coding sequence GTGGCCAAGGGCAAGCGGACCTTCCAGCCGAACAACCGCCGGCGCGCACGGGTGCACGGGTTCCGGCTGCGGATGCGGACCCGGGCCGGCCGGGCGATCGTGGCCAACCGGCGCGCCAAGGGTCGTCGCAGGCTGACCGCCTGA